The nucleotide sequence CGTGGATCGTATCGGACACCGTGAAGAGCGTCAAACTCGCCAACCAGACGATCATGGTCAAGGGCACCGCCCAGAAGGAAATCCGGTCCGACATAGCCGTGTGGACCGGGCGCTTCACGGCCAGGGATACGGACTTGATCCAGGCCTATTCCAGGCTCGAATCGGACCTGGGGAAGGTGCTGGATTTCCTGTCCCGGAGCGGCATCCCCAGGGGGGAGATCGACGTCTCGGCCGTCACCACCATGATCCAGTACCGCAAGACCTCCCAGGGTTACGACACCAACAAGATCGAGCAGTACGTCCTGGAGCAAACCGTCACGGTGAGGTCAAAGGAGACGGACTTGGTGGGGACCCTCTCGAGGGAGTCCA is from Thermovirga sp. and encodes:
- a CDS encoding SIMPL domain-containing protein is translated as MKGRLIAMEESGKRSVSGGLILLGIALAVGMVLSSWIVSDTVKSVKLANQTIMVKGTAQKEIRSDIAVWTGRFTARDTDLIQAYSRLESDLGKVLDFLSRSGIPRGEIDVSAVTTMIQYRKTSQGYDTNKIEQYVLEQTVTVRSKETDLVGTLSRESTTLISDGVEFFSFSPEYYYSGIEDMKIQLLGEATQNARQRAEQLAVNSGGKVGPLRAASQGVFQITPLYSTDVEDWGRYDT